The following coding sequences are from one Triticum dicoccoides isolate Atlit2015 ecotype Zavitan chromosome 4A, WEW_v2.0, whole genome shotgun sequence window:
- the LOC119289627 gene encoding 1-aminocyclopropane-1-carboxylate oxidase homolog 1-like, giving the protein MSTTAAATSTAADDRRRALQAFDDTKAGVKGLVDAGVTTVPAIFHHPPDSLPLDAPPQPHHERRFTIPVIDLAGLGTPSGRASVVGAVKTAAETVGFFQVVNHGVPEAAMSEMLAAVRRFNEEPSEARAPYYSRDHGRRVRYTSNFDLFQSPAANWRDSVYIDMTPDPPAPEEIPPTLRSVVPEYERLARQLYRELLELLSEALGLRRGHLKKDAGCLDGLNLAAHYYPACPEPHLTMGTTRHSDPSFLTVLLQDAVGGLQVLVEDDGGSSEWVEVPAVPGALVVNIGDYLQLVSNDRFKSVEHRVVANGVGPRVSVACFFRTHGAAASTRVLQPIVAGGDRARYKSATVEELLRHYRAKGLDGTSALDHFRLRTER; this is encoded by the coding sequence atgtccaccaccgccgccgccacatctACGGCAGCCGACGACCGCCGCCGAGCGCTCCAGGCGTTCGACGACACCAAGGCGGGCGTCAAGGGCCTGGTCGACGCGGGCGTCACCACCGTCCCGGCCATCTTTCACCACCCGCCGGACTCCCTCCCCCTCGACGCGCCTCCTCAGCCACACCACGAGCGCCGTTTCACCATCCCGGTCATCGACCTCGCGGGCCTCGGGACGCCGTCGGGGCGAGCCTCCGTGGTCGGCGCGGTGAAGACGGCAGCGGAGACGGTGGGCTTCTTCCAGGTGGTGAACCACGGCGTGCCCGAGGCGGCCATGTCGGAGATGCTCGCGGCGGTGCGGCGCTTCAACGAGGAGCCCTCGGAGGCCAGGGCGCCGTACTACAGCCGGGACCACGGCCGGCGCGTCAGGTACACGAGCAACTTCGACCTGTTCCAATCGCCGGCCGCCAACTGGCGCGACAGCGTGTACATCGACATGACGCCAGACCCGCCGGCGCCCGAGGAGATCCCGCCGACCCTCCGGAGCGTCGTGCCGGAGTACGAGCGGCTGGCGCGGCAGCTGTACCGCGAGCTGCTAGAACTGCTGTCGGAGGCCCTGGGACTGCGCCGCGGGCACCTGAAGAAGGACGCCGGGTGCCTCGACGGGCTCAACCTCGCCGCCCACTACTACCCGGCGTGCCCGGAGCCGCACCTGACCATGGGCACCACCCGGCACTCCGACCCCAGCTTCCTCACCGTGCTGCTCCAGGACGCCGTCGGCGGCCTCCAGGTGCTCGTGGAGGATGACGGCGGCTCCTCTGAGTGGGTGGAGGTGCCGGCGGTGCCGGGGGCACTGGTGGTGAACATCGGCGACTACCTGCAGCTCGTGTCCAACGACAGGTTCAAGAGTGTGGAGCACCGCGTGGTGGCCAACGGCGTGGGACCCCGCGTGTCGGTGGCATGCTTCTTCAGGACGCACGGCGCCGCCGCGTccacgagggtgctgcagccgatcGTCGCCGGCGGAGACCGCGCGAGGTACAAGAGCGCGACCGTGGAGGAGCTGCTCCGGCACTACAGGGCCAAGGgcctggacggcacctccgcgttggaCCACTTCAGGCTCCGAACGGAGCGCTGA